In Trifolium pratense cultivar HEN17-A07 linkage group LG7, ARS_RC_1.1, whole genome shotgun sequence, a genomic segment contains:
- the LOC123899493 gene encoding uncharacterized protein LOC123899493 produces the protein MGVTLTPFHLSLPSISHARSSLMAAPYNNNSSHHHHHHHHHHHHRIITIKCVKVDAADTEPPSTFIMCEPCNGNGWLICDFCQGQKTNVKAQNNRIYRRCPSCKAVGYVLCSKCKVFKCVTFPDFNDSQIAT, from the exons ATGGGCGTTACATTAACACCGTTTCATCTATCCCTCCCTTCAATTAGCCATGCTCGTAGTAGCCTTATGGCTGCTCCTTATAATAACAATAGTagccatcatcatcatcatcatcatcatcatcatcatcatcgcatAATCACGATAAAGTGTGTGAAGGTAGATGCAGCAGACACAGAACCACCATCAACTTTCATCATGTGTGAACCTTGCAATGGAAATGGATGGTTGATATGTGACTTTTGTCAAGGCCAAAAGACTAACGTTAAAGCCCAAAACAACCGTATCTACCGTCGATGTCCCTCCTGCAAAGCC GTTGGATATGTTCTTTGTTCCAAGTGTAAAGTCTTCAAATGTGTCACTTTTCCTGATTTCAACGATTCTCAAATTGCTACTTAA
- the LOC123899492 gene encoding auxin-responsive protein SAUR50-like yields the protein MDQPKKPNKIRDIVRLQQILKKWRRAANDSKTKSSNNSSSGSSTTSKSIKFLKRTLSMSEREGGGSSNAVPKGYLAVCVGVDLNRFVIPTEYLTHQAFHILLREAEEEFGFEQTGVLRIPCEVSVFESILEMVEGKGRFSIQKCSLGIEKMMGYCSSNQLGYHHHPQSPMCR from the coding sequence ATGGATCAACCAAAGAAACCTAACAAGATCAGAGACATCGTTAGACTTCAACAGATCCTAAAGAAATGGAGAAGAGCAGCCAatgattcaaaaacaaaaagcagTAACAATAGCAGCAGCGGCAGTAGTACTACTAGTAAAAGCATAAAATTTCTGAAAAGAACACTTTCAATGTCCGAACGCGAAGGAGGAGGATCAAGTAACGCAGTTCCGAAAGGCTACCTAGCTGTTTGTGTTGGTGTAGACCTTAACAGGTTTGTTATACCAACTGAGTATTTGACTCATCAAGCCTTTCATATATTACTCAGAGAAGCTGAAGAAGAATTCGGGTTTGAACAAACCGGTGTCCTGAGAATTCCTTGTGAAGTATCTGTGTTTGAAAGTATCTTGGAGATGGTGGAAGGAAAAGGTAGATTTTCTATTCAGAAATGTAGTTTAGGTATTGAAAAAATGATGGGATACTGTTCCTCAAACCAGCTTGgttatcatcatcatcctcaAAGTCCTATGTGCAGATAG